One genomic segment of Thunnus albacares chromosome 18, fThuAlb1.1, whole genome shotgun sequence includes these proteins:
- the LOC122968486 gene encoding uncharacterized protein LOC122968486 yields MRDPCRICGVRLVGSQCRWIFSSAAQRKLQVILSHVLGWEVTRDGRGEFLCGKCVFQLEKVVQCDVNISQLQDEHNNQIQKVQAEKEQIIQCIVHIYNKNNPSLLKRDRESTSSRIPIRCSGVGSPDDEAVSQLASEGQWFRESGSDHVENRMRRCLSLDVIASKGTFPGRSGLRSSRLGSAAGLDGSMKSFGLRGTRHRSQSMYLDLVHRKGTLPRPGFKGLSTSLQSLNRDFASDTPPDPPPKLKLREPKVFVARHGVTDDPKGKVQARALLRSSSNQPSVISDLIQLLRCISKQKVSTPLGSRIPVLKRLSAGYINPRAKRRHREAEWKSLHNLAKEFDDEYTPVRVEVVLFSNQENHCSTSNKL; encoded by the coding sequence ATGAGGGACCCATGTCGTATATGCGGTGTTCGTCTGGTGGGAAGCCAGTGTCGCTGGATTTTCAGCTCCGCGGCACAGAGGAAGCTACAAGTCATCTTGTCCCATGTGCTGGGCTGGGAGGTGACTCGTGATGGTCGTGGAGAGTTCCTCTGTGGGAAATGCGTGTTCCAGTTGGAGAAGGTGGTACAATGTGATGTTAACATCAGCCAGCTGCAGGATGAGCACAATAATCAGATCCAGAAGGTGCAGGCAGAAAAAGAGCAAATCATCCAGTGCATCGTCCACAtctacaacaaaaacaacccaAGCCTGCTAAAGAGGGACAGGGAGAGTACCAGTTCCAGGATTCCAATCAGGTGCTCTGGTGTGGGCAGTCCTGATGATGAGGCTGTATCTCAGTTGGCCTCTGAAGGACAGTGGTTCAGGGAGAGTGGAAGTGATCACGTGGAGAATCGCATGAGAAGGTGTTTGAGTCTGGATGTAATTGCTAGTAAAGGGACATTCCCAGGGCGCTCAGGCCTCAGAAGCAGCAGGCTGGGATCAGCGGCCGGGCTTGATGGATCAATGAAGAGCTTTGGTCTCCGAGGCACACGCCACCGCTCACAGAGCATGTATCTTGACCTGGTCCATCGTAAGGGCACACTGCCTAGACCTGGATTCAAAGGTCTCTCCACATCTCTGCAGTCCCTCAATAGAGACTTTGCCTCTGACACCCCTCCAGACCCTCCACCCAAACTAAAACTCAGAGAGCCCAAGGTGTTTGTTGCCAGACATGGTGTCACTGATGATCCGAAAGGAAAGGTCCAAGCCAGAGCGCTGCTCCGCAGCTCCTCGAATCAACCTTCTGTGATCTCTGATCTGATCCAGCTCCTGCGCTGCATCTCCAAGCAGAAAGTGTCTACCCCTCTAGGGAGCCGCATCCCAGTCCTTAAGAGGTTAAGTGCTGGCTACATCAACCCCCGAGCCAAGCgcagacacagagaggcagaatgGAAGTCTCTGCATAACCTTGCAAAGGAATTTGATGATGAGTACACACCTGTTAGAGTGGAGGTAGTTCTTTTCAGTAACCAGGAAAACCACTGTAGCACCAGTAATAAGCTGTGA